One genomic region from Listeria monocytogenes encodes:
- a CDS encoding SdpI family protein produces the protein MRKVGIFPSMIILFTVGISAVLYPLLPSEVAVHFGTDFSPDMFMQKWLGLILIPFLMIMFTGTEYYGKEKVNQESLLEFEYCFRLLLVLLTIIQMSIIVYALGYDIPTGRFSLVTAGAFMFVVAAYIQYSKKLFKFLTMIGFKKIDAWSRNLLRKITTVTLNIAGTICFILALFMRNDPSYLMLAMLMTMCVIVVGSGVYLNKK, from the coding sequence ATGAGGAAAGTTGGTATATTTCCTAGTATGATAATTCTTTTCACAGTAGGAATTTCTGCTGTGTTATATCCGCTACTACCTTCTGAAGTGGCGGTGCATTTCGGTACGGACTTCTCCCCAGATATGTTTATGCAAAAGTGGCTTGGCTTAATTCTGATTCCCTTTTTAATGATTATGTTCACAGGAACGGAATATTACGGGAAAGAAAAAGTGAACCAAGAGAGTTTACTAGAATTTGAATATTGCTTTAGGCTGTTGTTAGTGCTTCTAACGATTATTCAAATGAGTATTATTGTATACGCACTAGGTTATGATATCCCAACTGGTAGATTTTCATTAGTCACAGCGGGAGCATTCATGTTCGTTGTTGCAGCCTACATTCAATACTCGAAAAAACTCTTTAAATTTTTAACGATGATTGGTTTTAAAAAGATCGATGCATGGTCAAGAAACCTACTTAGAAAAATCACAACTGTTACACTTAATATAGCTGGTACAATCTGTTTTATCCTCGCTTTGTTTATGCGTAATGATCCCAGTTACTTAATGTTAGCAATGTTGATGACGATGTGTGTTATTGTTGTTGGTTCAGGAGTTTATCTTAACAAGAAATAA
- a CDS encoding DUF1934 domain-containing protein: protein MTANQMERKKVTIHITNVIRQMDAEEKSDMSVSGVFYRDKGNRYLHYEEKQLAGTIRTVLKIADNELLLMRSGAVNMRMHFFRDNRRSTASVDSGAGKLQLESELVSMEELYENKPDVLSEVAFQYDLLSHGEYIGSYTVLMKIEEDAE, encoded by the coding sequence ATGACAGCTAATCAAATGGAACGAAAAAAAGTAACTATTCATATCACCAATGTCATCCGTCAGATGGATGCAGAAGAGAAATCCGATATGTCTGTTTCGGGTGTTTTTTACCGCGATAAAGGCAATCGTTATCTGCATTATGAGGAAAAACAATTAGCTGGAACAATTCGTACGGTTCTTAAAATTGCTGACAACGAACTGCTTTTAATGAGAAGTGGTGCCGTAAATATGAGAATGCACTTTTTTCGAGATAATCGGAGAAGTACTGCGTCTGTTGATTCGGGGGCAGGAAAATTACAATTAGAATCAGAATTAGTATCAATGGAAGAACTATATGAAAATAAGCCTGATGTATTGAGCGAAGTTGCTTTTCAATATGATTTGCTAAGCCACGGCGAATACATTGGCTCATATACTGTTTTAATGAAAATAGAGGAGGACGCAGAATGA
- a CDS encoding dihydrofolate reductase family protein, which yields MSEKQVALYIAVSLDGYIADENGSVEWLESIDSEGDAGYEAFFDNVDTVVMGRTTYQQIFSLTDTFPYSKKDVYVFSNTKAGTKDEYADFVAGTVDTWLNNIDGEKIWLVGGAKLVQQFLKERAIDRFVITIAPIILGKGIPLFEEDQEHALELEEVTRFGQFAQLTYKNLEEN from the coding sequence ATGAGTGAAAAACAAGTTGCGCTATATATCGCAGTTAGCTTGGACGGCTATATTGCAGATGAAAACGGAAGTGTCGAATGGTTAGAATCTATTGATAGTGAAGGGGATGCGGGTTATGAAGCCTTCTTTGACAACGTAGATACTGTTGTAATGGGCCGGACGACGTATCAACAAATCTTCTCACTCACTGATACATTCCCTTATAGCAAAAAAGATGTCTACGTTTTTTCCAACACGAAAGCTGGGACAAAAGATGAATATGCTGACTTTGTTGCTGGCACTGTTGATACATGGCTAAATAATATCGACGGCGAAAAAATCTGGCTTGTAGGTGGCGCAAAATTAGTGCAACAATTTTTAAAAGAGAGAGCCATTGATCGATTTGTCATAACGATTGCTCCCATTATTCTAGGAAAAGGAATTCCACTATTTGAAGAAGATCAGGAACACGCGCTAGAACTTGAAGAAGTAACGCGTTTCGGACAGTTTGCACAGCTAACGTATAAAAACTTGGAGGAAAATTAA
- a CDS encoding YxeA family protein → MKKGLFGLLAAIFVLTMVVIEFSAPIGSAANTYYVTIKNDGKEVTKSKFKGYSFQESCLDNQGNSHKVNFMSTTQLKKNKQYKIVVQDNELLVQAKEINSVPLASSK, encoded by the coding sequence ATGAAAAAGGGACTTTTCGGTTTACTGGCTGCAATTTTTGTATTAACAATGGTTGTAATTGAATTTTCAGCACCAATTGGATCAGCAGCAAATACATATTACGTTACAATCAAAAACGATGGAAAAGAAGTTACCAAGTCAAAATTTAAAGGGTACTCTTTCCAAGAATCGTGTTTAGATAATCAAGGAAACAGTCACAAAGTTAACTTCATGTCAACAACACAACTTAAAAAGAATAAGCAGTATAAAATCGTCGTTCAAGACAACGAATTACTCGTCCAAGCCAAGGAAATAAACAGTGTTCCGCTTGCAAGTAGTAAATAA
- a CDS encoding site-2 protease family protein codes for MPSFLAYPLEMIPYVLVTLLIAFTIHEWAHALVALAFGDDTAKNEGRLSLNPMVHIDLFGLLMILIAGFGWAKPTPVNRFKLKKRRLGSILVSLAGPVSNLLLAMVGVGFYALFLNYSFFTYGSVAETFLMIFVQLNLVLFVFNLIPLPPLDGYQILVEFLPMSTRSKLEPLERYAMLIFLVVALTPISAFTIQPIFNTVIPFVLNVILTIFGLTSF; via the coding sequence ATGCCTAGTTTTCTCGCGTATCCACTCGAAATGATACCGTATGTTTTAGTTACATTATTAATTGCTTTTACTATTCATGAATGGGCACACGCCTTGGTCGCTCTCGCATTTGGAGATGATACAGCCAAAAATGAGGGGAGACTCTCTCTAAACCCCATGGTACATATTGATTTATTCGGTTTGCTAATGATATTAATTGCAGGTTTTGGTTGGGCTAAGCCGACCCCGGTAAATCGATTTAAATTAAAAAAACGCCGCCTTGGAAGTATACTTGTTTCGCTTGCAGGACCAGTAAGTAATTTACTACTTGCGATGGTTGGTGTGGGGTTCTATGCTTTATTTCTAAATTATTCCTTCTTTACATATGGCTCCGTTGCGGAAACTTTTTTAATGATTTTTGTGCAATTGAATCTAGTACTATTTGTGTTTAACTTGATTCCACTACCACCACTTGATGGTTATCAAATATTAGTGGAGTTTTTACCAATGTCAACCAGGTCTAAGCTGGAACCACTTGAACGCTATGCGATGCTTATTTTCTTAGTAGTTGCATTAACGCCTATTTCAGCATTTACGATTCAGCCAATTTTTAATACGGTTATTCCGTTTGTTTTAAATGTTATTTTAACAATATTTGGTCTGACATCATTTTAA
- a CDS encoding zinc-binding alcohol dehydrogenase family protein, whose amino-acid sequence MKAVGLTKASTDFVDIEIDKPVPENHDLLVKIKAISINPVDTKQREAAKLSGEEVRILGWDAVGEVVDTGSEVILFQTGQDVYFAGDVTRPGVYAEYTLIDERLVGLKPHNLNVEEAAAMPLTTITAWEALFDRLTITENDKGKSILIINGAGGVGSIATQLAANAGLEVIATASRPETVEWTKSHGANYVINHRENIPEQLEELGFKKGVDFILCLHNTSAHWDEMQEAIRPQGKICSIVELTEPVEMTLLKDKSATFSYEFMFTRSKYDTADKIRQHEILTEAAHMLDKGNLTTTLNQVLSPVNAATIEEAHKIISSGKMIGKLVVKGFE is encoded by the coding sequence ATGAAAGCTGTAGGATTAACGAAAGCGTCAACGGATTTTGTGGATATAGAAATCGACAAGCCAGTACCAGAAAACCATGATTTACTAGTTAAAATCAAAGCGATTTCCATCAATCCGGTAGATACTAAACAACGTGAAGCAGCTAAGCTATCAGGAGAGGAAGTTCGGATTTTAGGTTGGGATGCAGTTGGAGAAGTAGTAGATACTGGGAGTGAAGTTATATTATTTCAAACTGGACAAGACGTTTATTTCGCAGGTGACGTCACAAGACCAGGAGTGTACGCAGAATACACTTTAATTGATGAGCGGTTAGTTGGTTTGAAACCACATAACTTGAACGTAGAGGAAGCTGCTGCGATGCCACTGACAACTATTACAGCTTGGGAAGCACTGTTTGACCGTTTAACTATTACTGAAAATGATAAAGGTAAATCAATTTTAATCATTAATGGGGCTGGTGGTGTTGGTTCTATTGCGACTCAACTAGCTGCAAACGCTGGTCTTGAAGTCATCGCCACTGCCTCACGCCCAGAAACAGTAGAATGGACTAAGAGCCACGGCGCAAACTATGTCATCAATCACCGAGAAAACATCCCGGAACAACTGGAAGAACTTGGATTTAAAAAAGGGGTTGATTTTATTTTATGTTTGCATAACACGAGTGCTCACTGGGATGAGATGCAAGAAGCGATTCGCCCACAAGGGAAAATTTGCTCGATTGTGGAACTTACTGAACCGGTGGAAATGACTCTTTTAAAAGATAAGAGTGCTACTTTCAGCTATGAATTCATGTTTACTCGCTCGAAATATGATACAGCAGATAAAATCAGACAGCATGAAATTTTAACAGAAGCAGCTCATATGCTAGATAAGGGTAATTTAACGACAACTCTAAATCAAGTGTTATCACCCGTGAACGCGGCGACAATAGAAGAAGCTCACAAAATTATCTCATCCGGAAAAATGATTGGAAAATTAGTAGTGAAAGGATTTGAGTAA
- a CDS encoding 2-hydroxymuconate tautomerase: MPFVTIQFLEGRTDDQKKALVSEVTEVVSKNLKAPKENIHVILEEMKKTDYGVGGVRKSDI, encoded by the coding sequence ATGCCATTTGTTACCATTCAATTTTTAGAAGGTCGTACAGACGATCAAAAGAAAGCTTTAGTTAGTGAAGTAACAGAAGTAGTTTCCAAAAATCTAAAAGCACCAAAAGAAAACATTCATGTGATTTTAGAAGAAATGAAAAAAACTGATTACGGTGTTGGCGGCGTAAGAAAATCTGATATTTAA
- a CDS encoding HD domain-containing protein, translating into MSYLTEKLREEKVFKDPVHGYVHVSDKIVWDLIATKEFQRLRRIHQLGTTSLTFHGAEHSRFNHSLGVYEIVRQIIDVTFANEPQLNPEERMVALCAALLHDLGHGPFSHAFEKVFGTDHEAYTQEIIIGDTEVSEVLMRAGEEFPLKVAAIIKKNYPNQTLVKLISSQIDADRMDYLLRDAYYTGVSYGKFDLERILRVLRPSPDGNGVIVKYSGMHAVEDYIMSRYQMYQQVYFHPVSRSGEVLLWKILERAKKLYCAGYEFQVTPVQVLPFFLNEVSLKDYIVLDDIVLMYYFSIWQEEEDPILSDLCSRFLNRRLLRYINYDPKEDAELYAELKGLLEKADIDPSYYLVIDSSSDLPYDYYLPGVGSGKDPIKLLMGNGELRELSTESPVVEAIGRERRTDIKLYYPLDFIESGDVDQAITERMIALIHAHSLKEK; encoded by the coding sequence ATGAGTTATTTAACAGAGAAACTAAGGGAAGAGAAAGTATTCAAAGACCCGGTTCATGGATATGTACATGTTTCTGATAAGATAGTTTGGGATTTGATTGCCACAAAAGAGTTTCAGCGTTTGCGGCGTATCCATCAATTGGGGACAACTTCACTTACTTTTCATGGGGCGGAACATAGCCGTTTTAATCATTCATTAGGTGTTTACGAAATTGTTCGGCAAATAATCGATGTAACATTTGCGAATGAACCGCAACTGAATCCAGAAGAGCGCATGGTGGCATTGTGTGCAGCGCTTTTGCATGATTTAGGTCACGGGCCATTTTCTCATGCTTTTGAAAAAGTTTTTGGAACGGACCATGAAGCATACACTCAAGAGATAATTATTGGAGATACGGAAGTTAGTGAAGTATTGATGAGAGCAGGAGAAGAATTTCCGCTTAAGGTTGCTGCTATTATTAAGAAAAATTATCCGAATCAAACATTGGTGAAGTTGATTTCGAGTCAGATTGATGCTGACCGAATGGATTATTTGCTGCGAGATGCCTATTATACTGGAGTAAGCTATGGAAAGTTTGATTTAGAACGGATTTTGCGAGTTCTACGCCCTAGTCCAGATGGCAATGGTGTTATTGTGAAATATTCTGGCATGCATGCGGTGGAAGACTATATTATGAGTCGTTATCAAATGTATCAACAAGTGTATTTCCATCCAGTTAGTCGGAGTGGGGAAGTGCTATTATGGAAAATACTTGAGCGTGCCAAAAAGTTATATTGCGCTGGATATGAATTTCAAGTTACTCCCGTTCAAGTGCTACCATTCTTTTTAAATGAAGTGAGTTTAAAAGATTATATTGTGCTTGATGATATTGTGTTGATGTACTATTTTTCCATTTGGCAAGAGGAAGAAGATCCGATTTTGAGTGATTTATGTAGTCGCTTTTTGAACAGAAGATTGTTGCGATACATTAACTACGATCCAAAAGAAGATGCAGAACTTTACGCAGAACTAAAAGGACTTCTTGAAAAAGCTGATATTGATCCGTCGTATTATTTAGTAATTGATTCTTCCAGCGATTTACCTTATGATTACTATCTTCCAGGAGTGGGAAGCGGTAAAGACCCAATTAAACTATTGATGGGAAATGGTGAATTGCGTGAGTTATCTACCGAGTCTCCGGTTGTTGAGGCGATTGGTCGAGAGCGTCGAACCGATATTAAATTATATTATCCGCTCGATTTTATCGAAAGTGGCGATGTAGACCAAGCAATTACAGAAAGAATGATTGCCCTCATCCATGCGCATTCGTTAAAGGAAAAATAA
- a CDS encoding peptide ABC transporter substrate-binding protein, whose protein sequence is MHKTARKMVVALSLLCLLVLTACQSGDKGESEKVTSDKKAKVVNIMETSGIPNASPTLADNSVSFRVINQIFEGLYRLDKNGKPALALAASEPEEKDGGKTLIFKIREDANWSNGDPVTAQDFEYAWKKVVDPKTAAAYGPQMEEIVKNATQILKGEMAPDELGIKALDDKTLQIELENPVPIFKELLTTGTFFPQNQAFVEKQGDRYGTKSDTLISNGPYKLENWNGTNMTWDYVKNPTYWDKKNVPTEKIHVTVVKDTNAALNLYNTNKLDRVELDGEFVKQYKDDKNFHKEATGRSVYMKMNQGKDGVKTDLANLNLRRGLAMAIDKTGMVNTLLANGSKALNGDVPGDIMFDPETKEDFRKQNGDLLKFDQQEATNAWKQGLKEIGKSELTLTLTSGDTSLQRKQTEFIQNQLEENLPGLTIKLKNVTNQASFQADVTQDFELLLGGWGGDYQDPLTYLNLFLTNSPGNHTGFSDAKYDELVLGAKGKLSADPEKRWQALLEAEQILLKDNAVLIPLYQGGRAYLQKSNLKNYTTYPIGSENYKWIEKN, encoded by the coding sequence TTGCATAAAACAGCCAGAAAAATGGTAGTGGCACTCAGTTTGCTATGTTTACTAGTACTTACAGCATGTCAGTCTGGCGATAAAGGGGAAAGTGAAAAAGTAACATCCGATAAGAAAGCAAAAGTGGTTAACATCATGGAAACGAGTGGAATTCCAAATGCAAGTCCAACGCTCGCAGACAATAGTGTGAGTTTTCGAGTAATTAATCAAATTTTTGAAGGCTTATATAGATTAGATAAAAACGGAAAACCGGCACTAGCTCTAGCTGCCAGTGAACCTGAAGAAAAAGATGGCGGGAAAACACTTATTTTTAAAATTCGCGAAGATGCCAATTGGTCAAACGGCGACCCAGTGACGGCTCAAGATTTTGAGTACGCTTGGAAAAAAGTGGTGGATCCAAAAACGGCCGCTGCGTATGGACCGCAAATGGAGGAAATCGTCAAAAATGCTACCCAAATTTTAAAAGGTGAAATGGCACCAGATGAACTTGGAATTAAAGCATTAGATGACAAAACACTACAAATCGAACTAGAAAACCCTGTGCCAATATTCAAAGAACTCCTAACGACTGGCACGTTCTTCCCGCAAAACCAAGCATTCGTGGAAAAACAAGGTGACCGTTACGGAACAAAAAGCGACACATTAATTTCCAATGGCCCGTACAAATTAGAAAATTGGAATGGCACAAATATGACATGGGATTACGTTAAAAATCCGACTTACTGGGATAAAAAGAACGTTCCAACTGAAAAAATCCATGTAACTGTTGTAAAAGATACTAATGCGGCTTTAAACTTATACAATACAAACAAATTGGACCGTGTGGAGCTTGACGGCGAATTTGTTAAACAATATAAAGACGATAAAAACTTCCATAAAGAAGCAACCGGACGCTCTGTTTATATGAAAATGAATCAAGGCAAAGATGGCGTGAAAACGGATTTAGCTAACTTAAACTTGCGTCGCGGTTTAGCGATGGCTATCGATAAGACTGGCATGGTCAATACACTACTTGCAAATGGATCTAAAGCATTAAACGGGGATGTTCCCGGTGATATCATGTTTGACCCAGAAACAAAAGAAGATTTCCGCAAACAAAACGGCGATTTACTCAAATTTGATCAACAAGAAGCTACAAATGCCTGGAAGCAAGGTTTGAAAGAAATCGGGAAATCCGAATTAACACTTACTTTAACAAGTGGCGATACGTCCTTGCAACGTAAACAAACAGAATTTATCCAAAATCAATTGGAAGAAAACCTTCCTGGACTAACTATCAAACTAAAAAATGTTACGAATCAAGCTAGTTTCCAAGCTGACGTTACACAAGACTTTGAACTACTACTTGGAGGTTGGGGAGGAGATTATCAAGATCCCCTAACATATCTCAACCTATTCCTCACAAACAGCCCAGGAAACCATACAGGCTTCTCAGACGCGAAATACGATGAACTAGTCCTTGGCGCGAAAGGTAAACTCTCAGCTGACCCAGAAAAAAGATGGCAAGCATTACTAGAAGCAGAACAAATTTTACTCAAAGATAACGCCGTGCTTATCCCGCTTTACCAAGGTGGCCGTGCGTACTTGCAAAAAAGCAATTTGAAAAACTACACCACATATCCAATCGGTTCAGAAAACTACAAGTGGATTGAAAAAAATTAA
- a CDS encoding nicotinamidase — MKIAAFDIDAQKGFTPLCPDELPVSGGDKIVPELNFMASLASLRIGSKDAHPQNAVWVVDSKDEMLAELEYPNADRTWVRHCEPGTKGFELLDGLPVVTDYDYFIWKGMEPDIHPYGACYHDIVEHLSTGVLEYLREQKVDLVLVGGLAFDFCVKTTVIQLSRAGFSVLVYLPATRALSEQGFDETKELLANTEKVQLIETREELVAYCQ, encoded by the coding sequence ATGAAAATTGCCGCTTTTGATATTGATGCACAAAAAGGTTTTACGCCGCTTTGCCCCGATGAATTACCGGTTTCGGGTGGAGATAAAATTGTGCCAGAACTTAATTTTATGGCAAGTCTTGCTTCTCTTCGAATTGGTAGTAAGGACGCGCATCCGCAAAATGCTGTATGGGTAGTGGATTCCAAAGACGAAATGCTGGCTGAGCTCGAATATCCAAATGCGGACCGGACATGGGTAAGGCACTGTGAGCCTGGTACAAAAGGCTTTGAGTTATTAGATGGTTTGCCGGTTGTTACTGATTATGATTACTTTATTTGGAAAGGCATGGAGCCGGACATTCATCCGTATGGCGCTTGTTACCACGATATCGTCGAACATCTTTCAACAGGTGTTCTAGAATATTTGCGGGAACAAAAAGTCGATTTAGTTCTTGTTGGAGGTTTAGCTTTTGATTTTTGTGTGAAAACTACGGTTATACAGTTAAGTAGGGCAGGCTTTTCTGTATTAGTTTATTTACCAGCGACACGTGCATTATCTGAACAAGGTTTTGATGAAACAAAAGAGCTGTTAGCAAATACCGAGAAAGTGCAACTTATCGAAACAAGGGAGGAACTTGTCGCCTATTGCCAGTAA
- the lipL gene encoding lipoyl-[GcvH]:protein N-lipoyltransferase, with protein MNIENTLLKQDVWRFIDNTTINPAFDAIQSFATDDTLCRSVGARMAPSTVRGWVHEKTVSLGIQDSKLPDIDKGIAFLQKQGYRVVVRNSGGLAVVLDSGVLNLSMVLPDAERGIAIERGYETMFTLIKDMFVDCNEVIEAKEIEDSYCPGSYDLSIQGKKFAGISQRRMAKGVAVQIYLAIDGDQTTRSELIRDFYTISGKAKQTKYTFPDVNPNVMGSLSDLMKNDISLNGTLVRLFNSLRHYAGELVSGTLTSEELDLFPAYYERLIARNDKVLT; from the coding sequence ATGAATATAGAAAACACCTTACTAAAACAAGATGTGTGGCGTTTTATTGATAATACAACGATTAATCCAGCTTTCGATGCCATTCAATCGTTTGCGACAGATGATACCCTATGTCGTTCGGTCGGAGCAAGAATGGCGCCGTCTACCGTGCGGGGCTGGGTGCATGAAAAAACAGTTTCACTTGGAATTCAAGATTCTAAGTTGCCTGATATAGATAAAGGAATTGCATTTTTGCAAAAACAAGGCTACCGCGTCGTAGTTAGAAATTCTGGTGGTCTAGCTGTTGTCCTTGACTCGGGTGTGCTCAATTTGTCAATGGTTCTTCCAGATGCAGAACGCGGAATTGCGATTGAACGTGGTTATGAAACTATGTTTACACTAATCAAAGACATGTTCGTAGATTGTAATGAGGTAATTGAAGCGAAAGAAATAGAAGACTCTTATTGTCCTGGTAGTTATGACCTTAGTATTCAAGGGAAAAAGTTTGCCGGTATTTCTCAGCGTAGAATGGCAAAAGGGGTAGCGGTCCAAATTTATTTAGCTATTGACGGGGATCAAACTACTCGCTCAGAACTGATTCGCGATTTCTATACGATTAGCGGAAAAGCAAAGCAAACAAAATATACTTTTCCAGATGTGAATCCGAATGTTATGGGTTCGCTTTCGGACTTAATGAAAAATGATATAAGTTTAAATGGGACGTTGGTACGTCTTTTCAATAGTTTACGACATTACGCAGGTGAGCTTGTATCTGGTACGCTTACGTCTGAAGAGTTAGATCTTTTCCCAGCCTATTACGAACGTTTAATTGCCCGAAATGATAAAGTGCTTACTTGA